The Pieris rapae chromosome 5, ilPieRapa1.1, whole genome shotgun sequence DNA window CGATTTGTATGAAATGTTATGTGAACCATTTTCTCCAACGATACTGATATTTTgacatatgtacatatatatatgtgtatatttaaatgtaaggtAATTTCTTTGCGACTCCAAGGTTCGCATATCAGCTATATTGGGAGAAATCGATAATGCatgaaaattgttatatttgggATCAGATTATAAATTCCGGAGTACAGCGCTGATCCAAGCACTTACTAGTATGATCTCCAGCTCCTCATTCATACTCGCTTCACGAATCTCTATATGATTTCACCATCTTCAGGCCTACGAAAAGTTTCTGAATGTATCGAATTCTATTCAGACGCTTGACCGAATCTTCTAAGATTATATTGCACCAAAGCCATTTATTTAAGGTTAGGTAGAGTACTGTAATAGACAGGGCCTCAAAGGCCTATGTAGATCCCCATCTAAGCCAAATAAGCCAGACAAGGAAACGTTTCTTTTACGTTCAAATTTTgtcgtaatattaaaatcgtgAACATTTTTAACATGATTTTGCAGTAGAGCTTAAATTAACTCAAATTGTCAACAAAACGATCATTGGTTGGTTATTGTTGTCTGTTTCTAGCCCtttttattcttaacctaTTTTTCATGGACGCGTGCATAATAGCTCATTGTACTACGAAacttggttttatttttttatgacttaAAGAAATCTGATTTCAATTTGATAAGCAATACAGCATAGCAATTttgtagtatatattatagtatacaaaataatattttatctatagaCTATTTAGtaagtgaaattaaattaatcgaattggtttaaaatataatcattgaAGCTGTAAAGTATGCGAaagaacaaataattaaaatgttcaaaTACTATAGGAGATATTATtagcatatttatttttagggaGACGAATTTGAAATGTCGTCAGTGCCTTTTGGAGACGGCTGCCATGGGGCAGGATGACGCACAACTGGGTGCCTTTGATGGCGAAATTGTCTGCGAGACGCCCaacaatttacttaataagttTGAAGGTAAGTCATTTTTAGtcttcaattaaaaatcagtaaatataattatcactCATAGTAAGCTTTCATTACTATTTACTATTATCGGAAATTGTTTTGTCTGctttgtgttaaaaaaataacattaggCGAAAAACACAGCTCTACGTTGTTATCATAGGCACGGAGTAGTTCTAACACCACGAATTTGTGGCTACCATAGACAATATTCAGTGACAAAAGAGCCAAAACGTCTTGATTTTAAGTTAAACCTACTTAATATAACGATAGTACagatattatcttaatataaattatatgttattaatacgTTTAATGTTTGcgtaatttatgtatgtaggTGAGTACTATTGTCAGTTGCCATGAGTGGTTTTCCttgttcttaaatataatcaagtttaaaattgttttcagtATTATCCTAAGTGTTAGCGATAATAAATTTCCTGTTTATACCACAGTagattatttctattattatttagaatttgttaTAACTAGCCAGCGACATTGAaggaatatttattcaattgtataaaatttatataaataatgcatgCACCAGTTGTAGCGAATATGTTTTCGTTtcgttttatgttatttttaatagttttggtTTTCgacattcaattaaaaattgttttgaaattttatataatatttcactgTTATGTATGAAAGGATAtggttaagaaatgtttatgtaGAAGAGTTTTAAAGATGTTAAAGATGGAAGGCAGCGGTCGTATGGTGCttaacgtaacgtaacgtcTGTATACCCTACATTTTCTCTTAAATagggtatattaaaaaaaacgtaataaatatcaataaagaCTGATACCGTTGGAAATTTAAGATaccattaatataattgatggAAAAAATTGCGTCAGACAATTGAGCATTTACGTCCAACCAAATCGTAGAAATCATTTACTGTTTAGTGTATATAGAAatcaagtttaatttataatttctaagattacatttaacaacttactagaaaaaaaatcagaagATATAGTCTTCTACAGCAAGCactagataaaataataattgcacaATAGATGCATTTGTCACAAGTGCAGTATGCATTTCGTAATGGTACAATGACTTATAGACAATTGGTGGGGTGAATGTGATTATTCACTATTCAAATGTATGACATATTTTGTCATACGCTATCGAATATAGGATGTAGGCTAATAATGTCCATACCAGTTAATCTCCGGTGTGATGTAGAGTTATTTCAGTTAGTATTAAACGTGCTAAAGATTAATATTTGAAcctgtatttttcttttggaAAAATATCATCTCTTTATTATGAGATACCTACCCTATTTTACGGTGGATATTTAATGACTTTAGGTAACATATTTAACATCATTAAAcctatataagaaaaaaatatatggaaatAATGAACTACATTTATCGCgaacaatagaaaaatgtaaGTCTCATTTGCTACCACGTATTTTGATAAGCCTCCGGTCCAGCTTGCGAAGCTTAACTATGCACCACTAGCTTTTGTTTCTGTTGCGCAATAacagacttaaaaaaaaaattataatgtacgAGGCCAAGATATGGAAACAATGTTacgattaaaataacaaaagtgTACGGTctatagattatttatactttaactGGACACCTTTATTTCATATAGCATACATCAAAGGGAGCCATTGTATATAAAGTATGAAATTAGATGCGTCTGCGCAAACGTACAATGTGAGCATTGATAGGCACGTAGTCATAAATTATAACGGATTGAGAACATAAAACTGCCTTTGTGGCTCTGAGCAACTAGAACAATGGACCAAATACGGGTccataaataaagtaaatttattttgaccacggtatttttaattcttcgtaaaaattatagttatatagaTAACGATAGGTTTTAAGAAATCGgtgaacatttattttatgttacctTATTAAAGTAAGGCAAGTATGAACTTGAttaggtataaaaataaaaaaaacattttagaaCAAATTTGATTACATTCAACGTGATTTTTGGCTAATATTCACTGTTTACAAAGCGCTCAACGTAAAAAGGGAATTGGTAATGTTATACAGCCTTTACGTATTTGATTCCTAATATTAGCGCTTATAACCATAAAATCTCTATATTGATATCTTACAGATTTACTAGACTGTGAATGCTTTATAGTAGCcatcattaataaatttatagataaaatattatttcaaggtTATCGTTCTAAAGTTGCATGTCgagcttttaattataataatgtgcCTTaaagctttttcatttgaactGTGATTTTTGAGGTCTTCATTATTGTAATGGACGAGGGATTAACCATTGTAAATAATTGCTAAGCCATTAAtgtataagttaaaaaaaacttgttatTAAAACGATTTAAACAGTAGAGGATATTTCTGATGCGTGTATATGCGCGGTATTATAATGCTagctttttacattttttcgtCCAGTGAAATAGTGACATTACtgaaatacagtcaaaatctattaGAACGAAATCGAAGGGACTACTTATATTTGGTTGTAACCGCCAATGACGTTATTATGtatctaatacatatttaccaTCTATTGAATGTGATTAATACAACTACCTTTTATTCAATTCacgtgaaaattatataacattacggaaatatatttatcaattttatacgttaaatctgtttttattataagggtttctaatagaattcagccgggatctttgattttggtcaatataagcGGTATGTTGTTCTTAACGATGTCGTCTAAAACGATTTTGACTGTAGTGCCTTTAATGAGTAgactgtaaaaaaattggcgataaaaaaatgtatggaaataaagataatagataattatttagttattaaataattatatttatttttttaaagtccattaattaataaataaaaccattgtGCGATTTCAATTAATTCTATAAAAGTGTAATGAGAAATTATTACGGCATTCAGTGTTTGCGTGTCAAATGACACTTAATTTTATCtgaagttaaaaataacgtataaagtggaataaatttaaaacaattcaaaaaaattccACAACCTTCGAACGCGTGGCGTTGGagaattttttaagaataataatgaaacGACGAGGGAGACTGGTAAATTAGGTAAAGAAAATCTTAATTATCAACCGGCTAAAAGAATGGATTTGATGGACTGGAaatgtaaatgatttttgtaaatgaaatttatgttacaataaatattcaatagtaaaaaaacaacaataattatctaaacctgaaattatattatcagaTATATAAGATCGATCAACTATTGTGTCCaggaactttttttttactaaaaatatacataaattcataCTGTAACgctataacaatttattggGGTTAAGTGGAGTTTAATTCTGCAACCATTTTGGGGATCTTAGTGATCCCATACTGTCTccaatacatataacataattacaattaactaCTATAAGTAGGAGAATCgaggaattttaaattaattaattctaactACTGGCGAATTCTGTATACTAAGTGGttactattttgttttgacaAAAACTGTACGATTTAAAGTATTTGTCGTTAGAAAATTAGTCAAAATTAAAGtcagtttattttttcaggCACATTAAGTTGGCGCGATCAACATTTCTCGTTGGACAACGACAAAATACTGTTGCGGGGCTGCGTGTTGCGTAACACGTCGTGGTGCTACGGTGTTGTTGTTTTCGCTGGTAAAGACACTAAGCTGATGCAGAACTCTGGGAAGACCAAATTTAAACGCACCAGCATAGATAGGCtacttaattttcttattataggggtaagtgtaattttatatatctagcgtttttttaattagacgttaaattaatcagtggcgttataaacttttttagatCTAGGCCtcacatttctgtatctatttcatgatcatttgccaatctaataaataagaagAAAAGCCTCTTCTGTCTGACATAAGCCCTCGATTTTCTGGATCGAATGTAAGGTACAAAATGTATACTTAGGAtgattatagaaaatatatgtaatcacTAATCAATAACTCTGAGTCTCTTACGCTTATCGGTctggttattatttttaaagaatttgtatttaagaatAAGAATGTAAAGCAAGTTTATGATTAAGAATCTAttggaagaaaaataaatctaaaaagaGCCAAATTTATTTCTAGTTGATACAAATGTGTATATCACGTGTGTTTCCAAGGTTACGAATGCACTTATCAAAGtgataataagtttaatatacgCGCCAGCTGcttaatgttttgtaaaatatatagattattcCATAGAAATCTTGATAATGAAGTCGCAGATTAtgcaaatgtaaataaaattatttccacatttgtttttatttctatggaacggttgtttgttttaataaattaatcgttCTAGCGGGAAATTGGTTTGATGAGGTTTTCTTGATAtcgaataaaacaaatgctaGTGGGAGAAAAGAAAGTGCAGTTTTCGTATTATgtacttacataatattatgaaactttgtaagtgaaataataagcaggatttttttaattcacattacatttttattcttagCTTTATAATTATAGCAATGTTCTATTCAGTgattttttaaacgttttacACCTAGAATGTCACTTTGTGGGGATTGAAAATGTATAACAATAGACATGTTTAAGTGTGATTGGTCGAACGAGATGTCTGGTGTCTAATTGGACTATTGACAGATACGAAACAagctatattttgttatactcCTAACAGCACCTTGATCTGATTTGTTATCCCACCAGATAGTTTTGTTCCTGCTGTCAATGTGCGTTTTCTGCACGGTGGCATGTGGGATTTGGGAGTGGTTGGTGGGACGCTACTTCCAGGCGTACCTCCCGTGGGATACGCTCGTACCAGCCGAGCCAGCATCCGGCGCAGCCGTTATAGCGATATTAGTTTTCTTCTCGTATGCCATTGTAATGAATACCGTGGTGCCCATATCGCTATATGTATCTGTTGAggtatgtgtatataaatatgattccTGTTCagtaggtaaaaaaaataccgatataataaatgtaaagtgaTGACGTCGCCGATGGATACTGACATAGCCAGAATtcttgcaagtgcgttgccggccttgcaggaattggtacgctcgtTTCTCGTAGAAGAAGAAGTTAATGACTATAtttgatttcattaaaatcacaTTTTGTTATGACATTACAATTAacgaaaaatctttttttctaaatattaagaaaacctTAACTTTTCTTAACATGTCGCCTGGTATAGCATCTTTACGATTATgtgatacaataataaataagccaTAAAAACGACGCCccaaatagttatttttaaattatagttcaTAAAAACAAGACGAAATTGTTCTTTAATGATGTTATTTAGACGGATGTAAGAGCTGGTTCTATCTTATTTGAATAACTGACCTTGGTCAATAAATTGCCAATAAAGTAGAACGTCTGTAAGACCTTGATTCATACGAAAACGTTGGAGCAAGTTTGACTTGTGttaatttgttgtatttttttttacaatacacCGAATTATATATACcgtacaatataattatatatagtacaGTACTATATTCCCGAATTATATTTTGCtcaaaaacagtatatttaaatagttatatttagttaatatggTTTTCAGGTGATAAGATTTGCGCAaagttttctaattaattgGGATGAGAAGATGTATTATGAAAAGACTGGGACTGCAGCGAAGGCGCGGACCACTACTTTAAATGAAGAGCTGGGTAAGCAAAGCAAGCCTTTAAACTTCATAGTTAAAAGTTGTAGAGTTTTAAACTGCGGTGGCAAATATTCGaagttgataaataaataagctcGCCATTAATGATtccatattacttttaaactaaactgtttaaacttaaaattattaatctcaTGTATGTTTGAGCTTTATATAAGctatatttagtaatatttaccAAAGTAATTAATTCCCTCACAGGAATGATTAATTGTGATTCGTTGTTCGCGGAAGTATGTTAAAGTAACGTAAGCTTTTGCGAAAATTGGGCCAAAGACTAATccattaaagttaattaattgtaagttGTACTACAATGACATTCTTATGGTTGAGGGGATtggataatattaattgtgcACCAACTCGTAAAAGAGAGGTGGAGTTCACTTTTAAAACCGatgatttcattttttattattaaaattaagaacttTTTTATTCGTAAAAATTCATTCCCCGGTTATCTCTAGTATATAAGACGGACGTAATATGTTTTTACGTtccgaaatattttttttacccatTTCTTTATGAATTAAGTCAGCGATATTTTTCAGACGCTAATCGCACTCATGTGATTGgcttacttttaaattacagtTCAATTATTGccttttgtttaaatgtagtaAGAGTGCCTTTTGTAGTAAGAGTGGcaaagtttttatgaataagactACTAATGCTTGTTCGTTAaagttaatattgtatatatagaatatataatatacttacatatatgtacatttgaatatattacgTTTGTAATTATTGCAACAGGAAAATAGCTCTGGCTCTGAATAATATTGTGGTACGCCATAAACGAGAATACATATCATTCCTAtgattctaataatatttaaatggaaaTGAAAGATctaaattagattttagactaaatatttctataattttatcaaaatattgatttttgcgTTCAAAGCGTCAACATGCATATTACGtatacaaattatgtatattgtacgTACACGTATACGATTATTCTAAATGATTTTCAGGTCAAATCCAATACATATTTTCGGATAAGACGGGTACGCTGACACAGAACATAATGACGTTCAATAAATGTTCCATAGCGGGTATTTGTTACGGCGACATTGTGGATGAGACCACGGGTGAAACCATCGAACTGActgatgtatgtatttatgtttttatttatttaactgctGCAAACAtgaattgtatttgtattcaactgtaattaaaactattgcaATTAAGAGGAAATTATGGATTGTTttgtcttattttaatttgtaattatttaaatctgtaTTTATCGTGTTTGCAGCAGTCATTAAATTACGATTTCCATAAATTCACTACATAAGCATGTAGATAAAGAAAGCACCTTAGTTTGTTTAGGAGCAAATACGGCAcgattttatctttatttgcaTGTTCGAGTCACTAGTGATTGAAAATTGagtgatttttaaattgtattgtgcATAGGTATTAGTGTGTATAACGTTACTTTGTGAAGATTTAGATGTATAGGATTTTTTGTAACACCCTGTTTATTGTACTACAATGTGTGATTTGTCCATTCCTCATTTAACAGGACCAGCATGGTTTAATGCAAACTCTATGATACATCAATTCACGCTCACTGCACAACACGTATACATATGTATCGCAATTTTAAGTTACacaacatttagaatttttattcctattcacattttttttttggtaatgTAAGAGacagataatacaatatttgttaTGAATCATCATGAATACGTAATAGTTTATAGAGTACTTGTGTCGCTCATGGATATTCTGAATACGGGCGATGCTCTGATTAATGATAGAGGTCTTCGTTGCCCCTAATAACACGAGAGGATTTGGAAGTTCGGGCGTGTGTAATGTTGGTGTGGTTTAGCGTCGCAGCGGGGCGGGTGGCGCGGCCTTGGGAACAGTGCGCGCTCGTCTCTTGGACCTTGAAGTCGAGGAGGGCCGCAGTACGCCCGCTGCGAGCACGCCCGCACATCGCAACGCGCACGTACGCACTTAGTATATGCACCTTCAGGCAGGCTTTGTTGCTTTCGATTTACACAACGTTTAATCTGTAATGCTACAAAAGATTGAGCGTAATAGCGTCCTAATTAATTGGCTTACTATATAAAgcagtattaataaaaaagacagTACGTATTCGTGTGAATATAAATCGTTATGTTGTGGAAATCGAAAGCAGTATAGACGGTTAAATGTATAAGGCAGTAGGATAGAACTAATGTTGTAACCAAACAGCTTTAATTCCAgggttctttttttaattaagataacaCTTGAACATTTCTTTACAAATTGTAGAAGGCACTTCTTTCTATAAGAACAATGAAcactaacattatttaatacaataacaccaactttatacatatatcatgCTCATAACCGTGTGGCTTTGTATATTGTGTTGTATTGTGCGCATGCTTTGCTTATCGTTGAATAGAATTATCCTCTATGACGGGTTTATTTCtctattgtgtttattttactttctatTGTATCTTTGTTACTGCACAAAAATTTTATGGCTTCAATTTCATGTAATATATCTTCCACGTTCCTTCTAAGTTTCTATTTGTCTATTGTGCacgaaatatttgtatacatgtttcttgttttcaaatttagaTGCATTGATTAGAAATTAGCGTTCCTGTTTTGTTTATCTTACAAGAAGCATGTAACTAATctgtatatgatataaaatgaaaatatttccaCAGAGCACAGAACCTTTAGACTTCTCGGACAATCCGGAGTACGAGCCGGAGTTCAAATTCTTCGACTCGAAACTATTGAAAGCCGTGAAGCAGGGCGATCACAatgtttatgatttttttcgtCTCCTTGCGTTATGTCACACCGTAATGCCGGAACAAAAGAATGGACGTCTCGAATACCAAGTAagacatttttgtatattctagaagcaatacgaaatatatttagtcAAGCCATAAATTGTCATCTCTTTCGTCAATATTTTACAGGCCATCTGATACTTGTTAACCAAGCGTTATTATAACTAGGGAATACAGTTGGCGTTACCACTCCATTCTTCTCTATGAAAATACCATCTCTCTGCATTTTACCTTAAAATCCGTTTCTTTTCTAGGCGCAGTCACCGGACGAATCCGCGTTAGTTTCAGCTGCGAGGAACTTCGGCTTTGTATTCAGAGAACGATCGCCTAATACTATTACTATAGAAGTTATGGGTAAAACAGAGGTAAGAAaaagtaatttgtatatataattttaaaaaaatatatttaattaacatacatatcAGGCATAGGAACCGTGCAACGgtgtattattatgtattattattcaacGCTATCACGTACTAGCACGTTATACGTAAtgactataaatttaaattattataaaatatacaatgctTAAGTTATGATTTTCCGACAAAAGTGtgaaatattgtttctttaatgtttCAGGTGTACGAGTTGTTGtgtatattagattttaataatgtaaggAAGCGAATGTCAGTGATATTGAAAAAAGATGGTGAAATTAGGTTATATACTAAAGGTGCTGATAATGTAATCTATGAGAGGTTAAAACATAATTGCCAGGAAGAAGTCAAGGCTAAAACACAAGAGCATTTAAATGTAAGTATTACTTTccttttagttaaaataatgtcatgatttaaatttaaactaagaaTTCTCAAATTCTGACGTAAATcacatgaatttttttttaatatccaaTACGTTTAGCTATAGGATTTTATTCGATTCCGAGgattaatatatcataatgataataataatttcctttaattttCCACAATATCctgtcttttaatatttatcgatccactttcaaatttaaatgcatAGATTTTCCATGACATGcatatcatgaaacagatatctGAGGGTTGTACCCAATTCGTTTTTAATCGACGTATACGTACAGAAATTTGCGGGTGAAGGACTCCGTACACTAGCACTCGCGTGGCGGCCTCTCGAAGAGCGGGGCTTCGCCGAGTGGAAGAGACGGCATCAGGCCGCCGCCTTGGCCTTGAGGGATCGGGATGAACGTCTTGACGCCATTTATGAGGAAATCGAGACTGATTTGATGCTTATGGGtaagctttaataataaattgaagtGTCAcctattttagtttaaatacacAGCGtagtgtataaaattattaaaaaaaaataaaattgatcatatacatatttacatatatagagCGGAACAGTCATAGAAAAGAGTTTGGTTCTGTACTCCTACTGAGGTTAATAAATAGACTACCCGGTCAGATATTTAATGGCATAACGttggttacattaaaaaaaaaaaatattttcatatacatttgtCGCggttaagtaaaataagtaaattgtaaatcatattgtaattttagaaGTTCCCTCTATGCCAATGACATTAAAAATCCGAGGCGTAAGGAAAaacaaactgaaaaataaacgaaaaggAATATTGTTCATTACTAAAAAtggtataataaaagaaaactaatttTCAGGCGTCACAGCTATAGAAGACAAATTACAAGATGGCGTGCCAGAGACAATAGCAAACCTGAGCATGGCTGGAATGAAATTATGGGTGTTAACCGGTGACAAACaaggtattaaattaatttaaaatgtaaatcaattgtttttgtgtgatacaactttatatataatttagtaattagtattaaaaatctcaaaatcaaaattatatttttacagagACAGCAATAAACATCGGCTATTCGTGTCAGTTATTGACAGATGACATGGCAGAAGTGTTTGTGATTGACGGATCTTCGCACGATGACGTTGATCGACAATTGGCCAAGTGCAGAGATTCGATACGAGTTGTCAACACGTTCTTGCCGCATGGTAAGTGCAGTTGAGCcgggtttaaaaatattcagaatACATTGATATTTagagtaatattatgtataaataaccCTTGAAAAGAgcaaattaatacttttaaataatataatatataataataaccgCCTTATTCATAAAAGCTAAGTACAATTACATCGGAATGATTACAAAAGAGCACTCTGACGTAGTGGTATGAagtattggagtgtttgacaaattcaaaaaggcagtaaagatacatattagaatgaacatagttgactaaaattaagacggcttatggcgacgtgtatctcgctcgtatatgtacatattaatattaagtttctcatgtaaataaaatattttttttgtaatgagaaataaagttcttttaaaattttgtaattattgagttttatgaaaaaatgcCCTATAGAATTCTGTTTCTCTAATCGTTTATTCTTAATGCAAATGAACAACATAAATCATTCCTTCCTAAAAAATTAACGTTACAGGCAGCACAGACCCAAAGAGCGAAACCCTGAACGGTGGTGGTGGCGTCTCCCGTCCGTCCCCTGGTCGTGCGGCCAACGTGAAGCTGAATGCGCCAGCCGTCTCCGTCGTCACATTTAGGTGGGAAACTAACTCTCTAGCACACAGGTAGACACCCAACACGTTTAGCTCACACGCTAGTCTCTGTCGCGCACTTGTCGAGTGCACCAATAGAGGAACACTCTGAACTAACAAACCTTATTAGATTGTCTATGGTTAGGTTTACATTTTATAGTCGCGTATAATTTAATGTGATTCGTTTATATGCCTTCGAACTATATTGGTACGTACGTATGCTATATCAACGAATACGTTTACAATGCAcgtataaaattagaatcgtGCGTTTTAGGAAGGCTAGActtgttttacatatattaccgtttttctattgttaatcAGGTACATCCTTATGGAAAGTGTTTTATACTTTTCTCGCCAGTTTTTGAACTATACAAGTTATacctaattaataacaatttaacaatgagcacacaatttaaaacatatttggtTTGACGTAACTGCTCACACATAAAGAGGTATGTGTGGACGTATGGTATAACAAGTGCAAGGTTAAAATTATGTGATTTTGCACATACTATGTAGCATCAAGTTATTGTGTAACGTCGACTcgtaaagatttttttccatCTTTGCACCttgattgttatattattaataaaacatattctcTTTTACATTCACAGTTTATTAACAtagaataaatagttatattgaAACGTTAATGCTGCTTGGTGTGCTTTTTGTGTTTTGCTAATGTAAATTAGTTCTTGTGaagtattttttcaatacaCATAACACAACACTATCACcactctatatatttttaactatctTGTtgaaatttgtatacaaacaaatagtcTTAAGTCTCGACTCACCCAGGTCTGTATTGCAAATCGTACCTGAGGCGACAAATTCGTGTTGAGCATGTTCaactattaagtttttatcaaACGTCACGGGGAAAGACATCGGTAGATCTTAAAACTAGATTTAATTTTGGATCTGCAATACGGGCCTTAAAGATAAGCAGCATTTCAACATGTTAATGTTAAACGACACTGGGTTTTAAACAGTATATGTGTGTGTTcgcttagtttttttttgtccaGGTGATCGATATAttgagaataatttttattgaaattttacaaTTCCTTTCTCAAACTAATACGTACTGTTACGTAGCTCTATACCATAGATTCTGATTTTTGCAATATAGAACGTAACGGATGTGGCCTTCTTAAttagtgatatatatatagatttaataaatttaataaaaagattaatttataaatttgatgaCTCTTATTTCAGCAACGAATACGCGTCCGGAGGCGGTCCGTACAGTGCGGATACGCACGAGCACAATAATGATGACTCAAATGGATT harbors:
- the LOC111003511 gene encoding probable phospholipid-transporting ATPase IM isoform X4; translation: MCVDGVADMGKSSARTHGQDNERRIKANNREYNAQFRYANNYIKTSKYSIVTFLPLNLLEQFQRLANFYFLCLLVLQLIPAISSLTPITTAIPLIGVLALTAVKDAYDDFQRHQNDSQVNHRRAKTLRNGKLVEEKWASVQVGDVIRLENDQFVAADILLLSSSEPNGLCYIETAELDGETNLKCRQCLLETAAMGQDDAQLGAFDGEIVCETPNNLLNKFEGTLSWRDQHFSLDNDKILLRGCVLRNTSWCYGVVVFAGKDTKLMQNSGKTKFKRTSIDRLLNFLIIGIVLFLLSMCVFCTVACGIWEWLVGRYFQAYLPWDTLVPAEPASGAAVIAILVFFSYAIVMNTVVPISLYVSVEVIRFAQSFLINWDEKMYYEKTGTAAKARTTTLNEELGQIQYIFSDKTGTLTQNIMTFNKCSIAGICYGDIVDETTGETIELTDRRSGAGGAALGTVRARLLDLEVEEGRSTPAASTPAHRNAHSTEPLDFSDNPEYEPEFKFFDSKLLKAVKQGDHNVYDFFRLLALCHTVMPEQKNGRLEYQAQSPDESALVSAARNFGFVFRERSPNTITIEVMGKTEVYELLCILDFNNVRKRMSVILKKDGEIRLYTKGADNVIYERLKHNCQEEVKAKTQEHLNKFAGEGLRTLALAWRPLEERGFAEWKRRHQAAALALRDRDERLDAIYEEIETDLMLMGVTAIEDKLQDGVPETIANLSMAGMKLWVLTGDKQETAINIGYSCQLLTDDMAEVFVIDGSSHDDVDRQLAKCRDSIRVVNTFLPHGSTDPKSETLNGGGGVSRPSPGRAANVKLNAPAVSVVTFRWETNSLAHSNEYASGGGPYSADTHEHNNDDSNGFAIVINGHSLVHCLHPKLEEKFLDVVLQCRSVICCRVTPLQKAMVVELIKKSRKAVTLAIGDGANDVSMIKAAHIGVGISGQEGMQAVLASDYSIAQFRFLQRLLLVHGRWSYYRMCKFLRYFFYKNFAFTVCHFWFAFFCGFSAQTVFDEMFISVYNLFYTSLPVLALGVFEQDVSDVTSLQFPKLYAPGHTSELFNKTEFIKSTLHGCFTSLVLFLIPYGTYKDGLAPDGKILSDHMLLGSVVATILIIDNTTQIALDTTYWTMFNHVTIWGSLVSYFVLDYFYNYVIRGPYVGSLTVALTQATFWFTAVLTMMILMVPVVSWRLAWSRRRPTLAERLRARTRWRRSAAAPAPRTPSARRARRSVRSGYAFAHQEGFGRLITSGKIMRRIPHADAALSALASLPGKFHARPPSPAPSPPSPSSPPTPPSPRAPKQDLDSVDL